The Thermodesulfobacteriota bacterium genomic sequence CGTGGCGGTGGGGGCGCTGTGGCCCCTGCGGCCCGACGACCACGTGCTGGGGAGCTACCGGGACCACGTCTACCTCCTGGTGCGGGGCACCGACCCCGGCGCCGTCATGGCCGAGCTCTACGGGCACTCCGACGGGTGCTGCAAGGGCCTGGGGGGCTCCATGCACCTCTACGACCGGGAGCGCAACTTCCACGGGGGCTACGCCATCGTGGCCGGGGAGTGCCCCGTGGCGGTGGGGCTGGGGCTCTCGGTCAAGTACCGGGAGGGAGACCAGGTGGTGGTGTGCTTCTTCGGCGACGGCGCCACCAACCAGGGCGTGTACCACGAGGCCCTGAACATGGCGGGGCTGTGGAAGCTCCCCATCGTCTTCGTGTGCGAGAACAACGAGTACGCCATCGGCACGAGCGTGGAGCGTTCCAGCGCCGAGCGGAACCTGGCCAGGAAGGCCTCGGTCTACGGAATGCCCGCCGAGGCGGTGGACGGCATGGACTTCTTCAAGATGGTCTCCGCAGCCGAGCGCGCCGTGGCCCGGGCCCGCCGGGGGGAGGGCCCCACGTTCATCGAGGCCCGGTGCTACCGCTACCGGGGACACTCCATGAGCGACCCGGCCACCTACCGCTCCAAGGAAGAGGTGGAGTTCTGGCGCGGC encodes the following:
- the pdhA gene encoding pyruvate dehydrogenase (acetyl-transferring) E1 component subunit alpha, which translates into the protein MNRQEVLRAYRQMRLARAFETKVAELYQKGRMGGFSHLYTGEEAVAVGALWPLRPDDHVLGSYRDHVYLLVRGTDPGAVMAELYGHSDGCCKGLGGSMHLYDRERNFHGGYAIVAGECPVAVGLGLSVKYREGDQVVVCFFGDGATNQGVYHEALNMAGLWKLPIVFVCENNEYAIGTSVERSSAERNLARKASVYGMPAEAVDGMDFFKMVSAAERAVARARRGEGPTFIEARCYRYRGHSMSDPATYRSKEEVEFWRGRDVLEKLRGQIRHDFEVPDEEFDGLDAEVREAIEAAVAVAEAGRELSLEEARKLVYVRP